The following are from one region of the Populus trichocarpa isolate Nisqually-1 chromosome 8, P.trichocarpa_v4.1, whole genome shotgun sequence genome:
- the LOC7467536 gene encoding malate dehydrogenase codes for MAKEPVRVLVTGAAGQIGYALVPMIARGVMLGPDQPVILHMLDIPPAAEALNGVKMELVDAAFPLLKGVVATTDVVEACTGVNIAVMVGGFPRKEGMERKDVMSKNVSIYKSQASALEKHAAANCKVLVVANPANTNALILKEFAPSISEKNITCLTRLDHNRALGQISERLSVQVCDVKNVIIWGNHSSSQYPDVNHATVKTPAGEKPVRELVKDDEWLNAEFITTVQQRGAAIIKARKLSSALSAASSACDHIRDWVLGTPEGTWVSMGVYSDGSYNVPAGLIYSFPVTCQNGEWKIVQGLSIDEFSRKKLDLTADELSEEKALAYSCLS; via the exons ATGGCAAAGGAACCAGTTCGCGTTCTCGTTACCGGAGCTGCAG GACAAATTGGATATGCCCTCGTTCCCATGATTGCTAGGGGAGTGATGCTTGGTCCTGACCAGCCTGTGATCCTCCACATGCTTGATATCCCACCTGCAGCTGAGGCATTGAATGGTGTGAAGATGGAGTTGGTAGATGCCGCGTTTCCTCTTCTTAAAG GTGTTGTTGCCACAACCGATGTTGTGGAGGCCTGCACTGGGGTTAACATCGCAGTAATGGTTGGTGGCTTCCCAAGGAAGGAAGGAATGGAGAGAAAAGATGTGATGTCGAAAAATGTCTCAATCTACAAGTCACAGGCTTCAGCTCTCGAGAAGCATGCAGCTGCAAACTGCaag GTTTTGGTTGTTGCTAACCCAGCAAACACCAACGCATTGATTTTAAAGGAATTTGCACCATCTATTTCTGAGAAAAACATTACTTGTTTGACAAGACTGGACCATAACAGGGCACTTGGTCAAATTTCAGAGAGGTTGAGCGTCCAAGTCTGTGATGTTAAAAATGTGATTATTTGGGGGAATCACTCGTCTTCCCAGTACCCTGATGTCAACCATGCTACTGTTAAGACTCCAGCTGGGGAGAAACCGGTGCGGGAGCTTGTTAAGGACGACGAGTG GTTGAATGCAGAGTTCATCACTACTGTTCAACAACGTGGTGCTGCAATCATCAAAGCAAGGAAGCTTTCAAGTGCACTATCAGCTGCTAGCTCAGCTTGTGACCACATTCGTGATTGGGTTCTTGGAACTCCTGAG GGTACCTGGGTTTCCATGGGGGTGTACTCTGATGGTTCATACAATGTACCAGCTGGTCTCATTTATTCCTTCCCTGTAACTTGTCAGAATGGAGAGTGGAAAATTGTTCAAG GGCTCAGCATTGATGAATTCTCAAGGAAGAAGTTGGATTTGACAGCTGATGAGCTTTCCGAGGAGAAGGCTCTTGCATACTCGTGTCTCTCTTAG
- the LOC112328457 gene encoding uncharacterized protein LOC112328457: MDPYEHKSERFTCKASIADYDLHRGWWYQSCPLCTKSLPDKGTIFRCIEHNEVTPVPWFKVDCIVTDGNDVATFLMVGKTAENFFGSSAHCYLYDKGFINCIPPPMIEKLNKDKIFQLRFGAFRSVVNRCDIIVTNVFDDIVTVEAPPLPDEPELHIIDVPLNNQASSSSSKVASPLDPTTPTPVPPSKTNANFSQQLQMSPEQPYMVGPFPSQAKRQLLFEDETPIQSSAIAVVADPQAGFTPLDRDTSTIAEANDPPSKRQRPFKQHRD; encoded by the exons ATGGATCCATATGAACACAAA AGCGAAAGATTTACATGCAAAGCTTCCATAGCTGACTATGATCTTCATAGAGGATGGTGGTATCAAAGCTGCCCTTTATGCACAAAATCATTGCCTGACAAAGGCACAATTTTTAGATGCATTGAACACAATGAAGTAACGCCGGTTCCATG GTTTAAAGTTGATTGTATTGTGACTGATGGCAATGATGTTGCAACATTTCTAATGGTTGGAAAAACTGCTGAAAACTTCTTTGGCTCCTCTGCCCATTGCTATCTCTATGACAAAGGGTTTATTAATTGCATCCCACCTCCGATGATTGAAAAGTTAAACAAGGACAAGATTTTCCAGCTGAGGTTTGGAGCTTTTCGCTCAGTTGTTAACCGTTGTGACATCATTGTTACCAATGTTTTTGACGACATTGTAACTGTTGAGGCTCCCCCCTTGCCTGATGAACCAGAGCTGCATATTATTGATGTTCCTCTTAATAATCAAGCATCTTCATCATCCTCTAAAGTTGCCTCTCCATTAGACCCAACAACACCAACACCTGTTCCACCATCTAAAACTAATGCTAATTTCTCACAACAGCTACAAATGTCCCCAGAGCAACCATATATGGTTGGTCCTTTTCCATCACAGGCCAAAAGACAGTTGCTATTTGAAGATGAAACGCCTATTCAAAG CTCTGCAATAGCTGTTGTGGCTGATCCTCAAGCTGGATTCACACCACTTGACCGTGATACATCAACCATCGCTGAGGCAAATGATCCACCAAGCAAACGCCAACGCCCTTTCAAACAACACCGTGATTAG